A genomic region of Venturia canescens isolate UGA chromosome 9, ASM1945775v1, whole genome shotgun sequence contains the following coding sequences:
- the LOC122416286 gene encoding histone H3, with protein MARTKQTARKSTGGKAPRKQLATKAARKSAPATGGVKKPHRYRPGTVALREIRRYQKSTELLIRKLPFQRLVREIAQDFKTDLRFQSSAVMALQEASEAYLVGLFEDTNLCAIHAKRVTIMPKDIQLARRIRGERA; from the coding sequence ATGGCTCGTACCAAGCAGACTGCTCGTAAATCAACTGGTGGAAAGGCTCCTCGTAAGCAACTGGCGACTAAGGCTGCTCGCAAGAGTGCGCCAGCAACCGGCGGAGTGAAGAAGCCTCATCGTTACAGGCCCGGAACCGTAGCTCTTCGTGAGATCCGTCGTTACCAGAAGAGCACTGAACTTCTCATCCGCAAGTTGCCTTTCCAGCGACTCGTCCGTGAAATCGCTCAAGATTTCAAGACCGACCTTCGTTTCCAGAGCTCTGCTGTCATGGCCCTTCAAGAAGCCAGCGAGGCTTACCTCGTCGGCCTATTCGAAGACACCAACTTGTGTGCCATCCATGCTAAACGCGTTACTATTATGCCCAAGGACATCCAATTGGCTCGTCGTATCCGAGGCGAGCGTGCTTAA
- the LOC122416285 gene encoding histone H3, translating to MARTKQTARKSTGGKAPRKQLATKAARKSAPATGGVKKPHRYRPGTVALREIRRYQKSTELLIRKLPFQRLVREIAQDFKTDLRFQSSAVMALQEASEAYLVGLFEDTNLCAIHAKRVTIMPKDIQLARRIRGERA from the coding sequence ATGGCTCGTACCAAGCAGACTGCTCGTAAATCGACTGGTGGAAAGGCTCCTCGTAAGCAGCTGGCGACTAAGGCTGCTCGCAAGAGTGCGCCAGCAACCGGCGGAGTGAAGAAGCCTCATCGTTACAGGCCCGGAACCGTAGCTCTTCGTGAGATCCGTCGTTACCAGAAGAGCACCGAACTTCTCATCCGCAAGTTGCCTTTCCAGCGACTTGTTCGTGAAATCGCTCAAGATTTCAAAACCGACCTCCGTTTCCAGAGCTCTGCTGTCATGGCCCTTCAAGAAGCCAGCGAGGCTTACCTCGTCGGCCTATTCGAAGACACCAACTTGTGTGCCATCCACGCCAAACGCGTTACCATCATGCCCAAGGACATTCAGCTTGCTCGTCGTATTCGCGGAGAACGTGCCTAA
- the LOC122416290 gene encoding histone H2B, with translation MPPKASGKAVKKAGKAQKNITKTDKKKKRKRKESYAIYIYKVLKQVHPDTGVSSKAMSIMNSFVNDIFERIAAEASRLAHYNKRSTITSREIQTAVRLLLPGELAKHAVSEGTKAVTKYTSSK, from the coding sequence ATGCCGCCCAAAGCCAGTGGTAAAGCCGTCAAGAAGGCCGGTAAGGCCCAGAAGAATATTACGAAGACTgacaagaagaagaagcgcAAGAGGAAGGAGAGCTACGCTATCTACATCTACAAAGTATTGAAACAAGTCCACCCTGATACTGGAGTTTCCAGCAAGGCGATGAGCATCATGAACAGCTTCGTCAATGACATTTTCGAACGTATTGCTGCTGAAGCCTCTCGTCTCGCTCATTACAACAAGCGATCAACGATCACGTCTCGGGAAATTCAGACCGCTGTCCGACTCCTGTTGCCTGGTGAACTTGCCAAACACGCTGTCAGTGAAGGCACCAAAGCCGTCACCAAATATACCAGCTCTAAGTAA
- the LOC122416293 gene encoding histone H4 produces the protein MTGRGKGGKGLGKGGAKRHRKVLRDNIQGITKPAIRRLARRGGVKRISGLIYEETRGVLKVFLENVIRDAVTYTEHAKRKTVTAMDVVYALKRQGRTLYGFGG, from the coding sequence ATGACCGGTCGTGGAAAGGGAGGAAAGGGATTGGGAAAAGGAGGAGCAAAGCGGCATCGTAAAGTTCTTCGTGATAACATCCAAGGTATCACAAAGCCGGCTATTCGTCGTCTGGCTCGTCGTGGTGGTGTCAAACGTATATCTGGATTGATCTACGAAGAGACTCGTGGTGTGCTCAAAGTTTTCCTTGAAAACGTGATCCGTGACGCTGTCACTTACACCGAACACGCCAAGAGGAAGACCGTTACTGCTATGGACGTTGTCTACGCTCTGAAACGTCAAGGTCGCACTCTCTACGGATTTGGAGGTTAA
- the wit gene encoding bone morphogenetic protein receptor type-2, giving the protein MRVSVSIVLLSFFYGISSVPINASRICASKKKNIDNISLKQNSHGIEDVSHEIHLFQTETNQPEVIFETCNNFCYALWQEERQANGSKIIILLQGCWKQSGERKCDNTECIAVKGSTKALNNTKFCCCNGDYCNQNITDTLDTSSGENEVPPILPETTKLLERAESERWIVIIGSIVIGCLILICAIIILVYRAYRNNLFGKTEKPMSYGDGIMESTSLRTGTYTVDHLKLATIVGQGRYGSVWQGSMGDRDVAVKIFPSHYRNYFQNERDTYCLPFMEHPSLLSYYGVDERLNMEGNVDYLLVLSYAPRGTLTDFLRTQTVDWARFCKMGLSIVKGLAYLHTDIRKGDKLKPCIAHRDMNSRNILIKNDGSCCICDLGLAVQISGSKYFSNGEEQHAETKSINDVGTLRYMAPEVLEGAVNLRDCESSLKQIDVYAMGLILWEIVSRCSDIYVPGSEVPAYKQPFEREIGSHPTFEEMQVLVSRNKARPLLEGNLVDRPGVRLIKETMEDCWDADAEARLTALCIEERLTELQSQRVTTYFMDGSPMVNSYSALVPPTTSSQYSEVFYHDNIHVPPTDFHSRQEGSRNEITADNCTIISPYEPVHPEHSCKNSNETAPSRNCPTLQPYQGRNPCMERNLMLPSDSRDDLGRSTKVLVDRSSKHVTKDQQYKLHTELQSLVSHEYSTRAPQLTTAPRSATPIPYVQNVITENGILQCNKRKQTNMEEGIGENPRRKKFAGWSNLKRLLTQKKMYPYAKCRIDREDSKSNLLTRAPVKIVDTNVTISAEGKYVNGVVSKSSSSDSIPDKNEKVSRARENLAASDNTDHSDNPERPSSLSLVNLNSETPDLNLTRRESLDKFNQVFNRRSNSIALKHPNMRIKTPGDLPPSVRKVRGRAAQNTARFSLYDDRMMCNFFNDNDDNDDKNISSSVPFGIDCNDDTNYSSNTKNVTCF; this is encoded by the exons ATGAGAGTCTCTGTTTCAATCGTTCTGCTCTCCTTCTTCTATGGGATTAGCTCGGTTCCCATTAATGCGAGCAGAATTTGCGCCAGTAAAAAGAAGAATATTGATAATATTTCGCTGAAGCAAAACTCGCACGGAATCGAAGATGTTTCAcacgaaattcatttattccaAACAGAG ACAAATCAACCAGaagtgatttttgaaacttgcaacAATTTTTGCTATGCTCTGTGGCAGGAGGAAAGACAAGCTAATGGCagcaaaataatcattttgttGCAAG GATGTTGGAAGCAATCTGGGGAACGAAAGTGTGACAATACGGAATGTATAGCGGTGAAAGGATCCACCAAAGCTCTCAAcaatacaaaattttgttgttgcAACGGAGATTATTGTAATCAAAATATTACAGATACGTTGGATACTTCTTCTGGAGAAAACGAAGTCCCCCCAATTTTACCTGAAA CAACGAAGTTATTGGAGCGAGCAGAATCCGAGAGATGGATCGTTATAATAGGAAGTATTGTTATTGGGTGTTTGATACTTATCTGTGCCATAATTATTCTCGTTTATCGAGCATATCGGAATAACTTATTCGGTAAAACGGAAAAACCGATGTCGTATGGCGATGGAATAATGGAAAGCACGTCTTTGAGAACGGGAACGTACACAGTTGATCATTTGAAACTGGCAACTATCGTag GTCAAGGACGATACGGTTCAGTTTGGCAGGGCAGCATGGGTGACAGAGACGTAGCAGTGAAaatttttccctctcattatcggaattattttcaaaacgaGAGAGATACTTACTGCTTGCCTTTTATGGAACATCCTTCGTTGCTCAGCTATTACG GGGTCGATGAAAGATTAAATATGGAAGGTAACGTCGATTATTTACTCGTTCTGAGCTACGCACCACGAGGAACTCTCACAGACTTTTTGCGTACTCAAACTGTTGATTGGGCGAGATTCTGTAAAATGGGCCTTTCGATCGTCAAAGGGCTCGCTTATTTGCATACCGATATTCGCAAAGGAG ACAAATTAAAGCCCTGCATCGCTCATCGCGATATGAATTCGAGAAacattttgattaaaaatgacGGAAGCTGCTGCATCTGCGATCTGGGCTTGGCCGTTCAAATTTCtggttcgaaatattttagcAACGGAGAGGAACAACACGCCGAGACAAAATCTATTAATGAC GTTGGAACGTTGCGATACATGGCTCCTGAAGTTCTCGAAGGCGCGGTCAACCTACGGGATTGTGAAAGTTCTCTCAAGCAGATCGACGTCTATGCAATGGGTCTGATTCTGTGGGAAATCGTCTCACGGTGCTCGGATATTTATGTTCCTGGTTCAGAGGTCCCCGCATACAAACAACCGTTCGAACGAGAAATTG GTTCGCATCCAACGTTTGAGGAGATGCAAGTTCTTGTTTCACGAAACAAAGCGAGACCTTTACTCGAGGGAAATTTAGTAGATCGACCGGGGGTTCGATTAATCAAAGAAACTATGGAAGATTGTTGGGACGCCGATGCTGAAGCTCGATTGACAGCTCTCTGCATAGAGGAACGTCTTACCGAGCTCCAATCGCAACGTG TAACGACTTATTTCATGGACGGCAGTCCCATGGTAAATTCGTACAGCGCGCTTGTACCACCGACAACGAGCAGTCAATACAGCGAAGTTTTCTATCACGACAATATTCATGTACCACCAACCGATTTTCACTCTCGTCAGGAAGGATCGCGCAACGAAATAACTGCTGACAATTGTACCATCATCTCGCCTTACGAACCCGTACATCCGGAGCATAGTT GCAAAAATTCAAACGAGACAGCACCTTCGCGCAATTGTCCAACGCTGCAACCGTATCAAGGCCGAAATCCTTGCATGGAGAGAAATTTGATGTTGCCTTCGGATTCCCGGGACGATTTGGGCCGTAGTACGAAAGTTTTGGTGGATCGTTCCTCGAAACACGTGACCAAGGATCAACAATACAAATTGCACACAGAATTGCAGAGTTTGGTGTCGCATGAATATTCGACGAGGGCACCACAATTGACGACGGCGCCAAGATCGGCGACACCGATACCTTACGTGCAAAACGTTATCACAGAAAATGGTATTCTGCAGTGCAACAAACGTAAGCAGACAAATATGGAAGAGGGGATCGGGGAAAATCCTCGTAGGAAAAAGTTCGCAGGTTGGTCAAACTTGAAGCGGCTTTTGacccagaaaaaaatgtatccgtACGCAAAATGTCGAATTGACCGGGAGGACTCGAAATCGAATTTGCTGACGAGAGCCCCAGTGAAAATTGTTGATACTAACGTCACCATTTCCGCCGAAGGAAAATACGTTAATGGCGTTGTTTCTAAAAGTTCAAGCTCCGATTCAATTcctgataaaaatgaaaaagtttctcgaGCTCGTGAAAACTTGGCTGCGAGTGACAATACAGATCATTCGGACAATCCAGAAAGGCCCTCTTCTTTGAGCCTTGTCAATTTAAATTCGGAAACTCCCGATCTCAATCTCACCAGGCGAGAAAGTCTCGATAAGTTCAATCAAGTTTTCAATCGACGCTCCAATTCAATCGCCCTAAAACACCCTAATATGAGGATTAAAACTCCCGGCGATCTGCCCCCATCCGTCCGCAAAGTTCGCGGACGCGCTGCTCAAAATACCGCCAGGTTTTCGCTCTACGACGATCGCATGatgtgcaattttttcaacgataacGACGATAACGATGACAAAAATATATCTAGCTCCGTGCCCTTCGGTATCGATTGCAATGACGACACCAATTATTCTTCGAACACCAAAAATGTCACCTGCTTTTAG